The following are from one region of the Rosistilla carotiformis genome:
- a CDS encoding FtsX-like permease family protein: MTNLRFLFKLVSSQLRRHPGRAVITTLGVIASTCAVVWVASGYDALVSQFDENAGKYLGRYDVLVMAKPAGPPGASAPAVPPALIDELEQDAGVLEVNPTSNYRVTATRVAKASDDEVDTTPLGLLIGSRPPVNGAPPIGPKLVSTPAAEAPYEMVDGVWLDGENEANTVVVAEQVAKELEVAVGDEILVTSFGNQVNLSVIGIVEQVDLAPSLNAPGGRGKRGGPSRGEKVEGGPGRGGDISAKPPGGKANGPAGSGGRVANPTQTSDGSQIQLPTGFGSGIATDALYVRPTVAAKVNGYEAKPEVLQVALRDTVTVDQFREAWQTRFASHRPAMQLIDFEAVRGGMESSRSVSGQQSQAWAATGMASLAAIFIIFSTLSMGVSERAREFAMLRAVALTRSQIAGIIAIESVVLAMVGWGGGLLAGWLMVLVGSRLLPGLFSSGAVLGWGCVLLTGVTVLVGALGAAIVPAWRAMRIQPLDAMSPRTASPRFSWWLALGVLGLVMVTATPITVFAMPLSDEARKWCYSFVTYPLLLIGMILLAPAVVVLCERIFAPLVTRLLRLDQRMMKTQLASNLWRGVGATLALSVGLGLFASTQTWGYSMLVPFTPGDWMPDALVAFHPVGLSEQEESRVAEVDGVKADQVMPLAIEQAKFDWGDVGPPKRLRMGGDNGIVFGLDPRAAFAGEHPIADVEFVAGDRDSAIELLADGGHCVIPEDFAMASGLGIGDTVTLIPPAAEKERVRYEIAGIVSLPGWQWMTKFSGVRRHFVRTGTLLFTDRSAVKTDFHLPRTEFFWVNFESGQDLKTMEARFQAIAEEQAGETFQATGVGEVKAYRPFARMTATETVRKAIRKHADGMIWGMSYMPLITLVVMSLAVVNTIIASVRSRTWEFGVMRSIGVTRGQLIRLVFAETLLIALAACLLSLTFGLVAGWCGVGMAQFGGWFAGPPSFRIPWSQLSFGFALTLILCLLAGLWPAMRTGRAEPLALLQAGRATQ, from the coding sequence ATGACCAATCTCCGTTTCCTCTTCAAACTCGTCTCGTCCCAACTGCGTCGCCATCCGGGTCGCGCCGTCATCACGACGCTCGGCGTGATCGCTTCGACATGTGCCGTCGTCTGGGTCGCAAGCGGTTACGACGCGTTGGTCAGCCAGTTCGATGAGAATGCCGGAAAGTATCTTGGTCGTTACGACGTGTTGGTGATGGCCAAACCGGCTGGGCCTCCCGGTGCATCGGCGCCAGCGGTTCCGCCGGCGCTGATCGACGAACTGGAACAGGACGCGGGCGTTCTGGAGGTCAACCCGACCAGCAATTATCGCGTCACGGCGACGCGCGTCGCCAAGGCTTCGGACGACGAAGTGGATACGACGCCGTTGGGGCTGTTGATCGGCAGCCGACCGCCGGTCAATGGAGCCCCGCCGATCGGTCCCAAATTGGTCAGCACTCCGGCGGCCGAAGCACCTTATGAAATGGTCGACGGCGTTTGGCTCGATGGTGAAAACGAGGCGAACACGGTGGTGGTGGCCGAACAGGTTGCCAAGGAATTAGAAGTTGCGGTGGGAGACGAGATCCTGGTCACCAGCTTTGGTAATCAAGTCAACCTGAGCGTCATCGGGATCGTTGAACAAGTCGACTTGGCACCTTCATTGAATGCTCCAGGCGGGCGCGGCAAACGCGGTGGACCCAGCCGCGGTGAGAAGGTGGAAGGCGGTCCCGGTCGCGGCGGTGATATATCGGCAAAACCGCCAGGCGGCAAAGCGAACGGACCGGCAGGCTCTGGCGGACGGGTCGCGAATCCGACGCAAACGTCCGATGGATCGCAAATCCAGTTGCCGACCGGTTTCGGATCGGGAATTGCAACCGATGCTCTTTATGTTCGCCCGACGGTTGCCGCCAAGGTCAACGGTTATGAAGCGAAACCGGAGGTGCTTCAGGTCGCGCTGCGCGACACCGTCACGGTCGATCAGTTTCGCGAAGCTTGGCAGACGCGATTTGCCTCCCACCGACCGGCGATGCAACTGATCGATTTCGAAGCGGTCCGCGGCGGGATGGAATCGAGTCGCAGCGTCTCGGGACAGCAATCGCAAGCTTGGGCCGCGACCGGGATGGCTTCACTTGCCGCGATCTTCATCATCTTTTCGACGCTCAGTATGGGCGTGAGCGAGCGGGCCCGAGAGTTTGCGATGCTGCGTGCCGTCGCGCTAACGCGGTCTCAGATCGCTGGGATCATCGCGATCGAAAGCGTTGTCCTGGCGATGGTCGGATGGGGCGGAGGTTTGTTGGCGGGGTGGCTGATGGTGTTGGTGGGCAGCCGCCTGCTTCCCGGCCTGTTCAGCTCCGGCGCCGTGTTGGGGTGGGGCTGCGTCTTATTGACGGGAGTGACCGTGTTGGTCGGAGCGCTGGGAGCCGCGATCGTGCCAGCTTGGCGTGCGATGCGGATTCAACCGTTGGACGCGATGTCGCCGCGCACCGCGTCGCCTCGCTTCTCTTGGTGGCTCGCGTTGGGAGTTCTCGGTTTGGTGATGGTCACCGCGACTCCGATCACCGTCTTCGCGATGCCGCTGTCGGATGAGGCGCGCAAATGGTGTTACTCGTTTGTTACCTACCCTCTGCTGTTGATTGGCATGATCCTGTTGGCCCCAGCGGTCGTTGTGTTGTGCGAACGGATCTTTGCGCCCCTGGTCACGCGTCTGTTGCGATTGGACCAACGGATGATGAAGACTCAATTGGCCAGCAACCTGTGGCGCGGCGTTGGTGCGACGTTGGCGCTGTCGGTCGGATTGGGGCTGTTCGCGTCGACTCAGACTTGGGGCTATTCGATGCTGGTCCCGTTCACGCCGGGCGATTGGATGCCCGACGCGTTGGTGGCGTTTCATCCGGTAGGGCTGTCCGAGCAAGAGGAATCGCGGGTCGCGGAGGTCGACGGTGTGAAAGCGGACCAGGTGATGCCGCTGGCGATCGAGCAGGCGAAGTTCGATTGGGGCGACGTGGGACCGCCGAAGCGGCTGCGCATGGGAGGTGACAACGGGATCGTCTTTGGACTCGATCCGCGAGCCGCCTTTGCCGGAGAGCATCCGATCGCCGACGTCGAATTTGTCGCGGGGGACCGCGATTCTGCGATCGAACTGCTGGCCGACGGCGGGCACTGTGTGATCCCGGAAGACTTTGCGATGGCTTCGGGGCTGGGGATCGGCGACACCGTGACTCTGATTCCACCCGCCGCCGAAAAGGAGCGTGTCCGCTACGAGATCGCTGGGATCGTCTCGTTGCCTGGATGGCAATGGATGACCAAGTTTTCGGGCGTCCGTCGACATTTTGTCCGTACCGGCACCCTCTTGTTTACCGACCGATCCGCTGTCAAAACCGACTTTCACCTGCCGCGGACCGAATTCTTCTGGGTGAACTTTGAATCGGGGCAGGATCTGAAAACGATGGAAGCGCGATTCCAAGCGATCGCCGAGGAACAGGCGGGGGAAACGTTTCAGGCGACCGGTGTGGGAGAAGTGAAAGCGTACCGGCCGTTCGCTCGGATGACGGCAACGGAAACGGTCCGCAAGGCCATCAGAAAACATGCCGACGGAATGATCTGGGGGATGAGCTACATGCCGTTGATCACCCTGGTGGTGATGTCGCTGGCGGTGGTCAACACGATCATCGCTTCGGTTCGATCGCGAACGTGGGAGTTTGGCGTGATGCGTTCGATCGGTGTGACCCGCGGTCAATTGATTCGGCTGGTCTTTGCCGAAACGCTGCTAATCGCCCTGGCCGCCTGCCTGCTCAGCCTGACCTTTGGCCTGGTCGCCGGTTGGTGTGGCGTTGGGATGGCACAGTTTGGCGGCTGGTTCGCCGGGCCCCCTTCGTTCCGCATCCCCTGGAGCCAACTCAGCTTCGGCTTCGCCTTGACCTTGATCCTCTGCCTGCTGGCCGGCCTATGGCCCGCGATGCGAACCGGCCGCGCCGAACCGTTGGCCCTGCTTCAAGCGGGAAGGGCGACGCAGTAG
- a CDS encoding MarR family winged helix-turn-helix transcriptional regulator, producing the protein MTEPSLSDTLHRLMHAYKRQLRAGIESQQISLPITQLRVLKCIGRIPECTASSIAQRMNQDKGQLARLLNELTDAALIDKMANPQDRRSHFLVLTSAGKQILAKLEVVEKQAAAQMTHGLSSKEIKTFIRIAAAMMENSDDGGTSKRGTQRDG; encoded by the coding sequence ATGACTGAACCCTCGCTCAGCGATACCCTGCACCGCTTGATGCATGCCTACAAACGGCAGCTCCGCGCAGGCATCGAATCGCAGCAAATTTCGCTTCCGATCACCCAACTCCGCGTCCTGAAATGTATCGGCCGGATTCCCGAGTGTACGGCGAGTTCGATTGCCCAGCGAATGAACCAGGACAAAGGGCAACTGGCTCGCCTCCTCAACGAACTGACCGACGCCGCACTCATCGACAAGATGGCGAATCCGCAAGATCGCCGCAGCCACTTCCTGGTTCTAACATCCGCTGGGAAACAGATCCTTGCGAAACTCGAAGTGGTGGAGAAACAGGCGGCGGCGCAAATGACCCACGGTCTAAGTAGCAAAGAAATCAAAACCTTCATCCGCATCGCCGCCGCGATGATGGAGAATTCCGATGACGGCGGCACTTCCAAGAGAGGAACTCAACGCGATGGCTAA
- a CDS encoding siderophore-interacting protein: protein MAKPTPIELEVIRTTSLTEHMLRVTFGGDALASFPEDQESAYIKLIFPQGEGKRPILRTYTIRHQRPTEIDVDFAIHDAKGPALTWAVNAQPGDRILVGGPGPKKLIQHQADWFLLAGDMSALPAISVNLSKLPADAVGYAVIEVPSESDIQSLDHPEKMELRWEINPHPDPNGEFLPSKVEALPWLEGTPAVWAACEFNSMRNLRRLLKQRADLPNSHLYLSSYWKIGQTEDEHKVAKRNDSEQDAAAVS, encoded by the coding sequence ATGGCTAAACCTACTCCAATCGAACTCGAAGTGATCCGCACGACTTCGCTCACCGAACATATGTTGCGGGTCACGTTTGGCGGCGACGCGCTTGCATCCTTTCCGGAGGATCAGGAGAGCGCCTATATCAAATTGATCTTTCCTCAAGGCGAGGGGAAACGTCCCATTCTGAGAACCTACACGATCCGACATCAACGTCCGACGGAGATCGATGTCGACTTTGCCATCCACGACGCAAAGGGGCCCGCCTTAACATGGGCGGTCAACGCGCAACCTGGAGACCGTATTCTGGTTGGTGGACCGGGGCCGAAGAAGTTGATCCAGCATCAGGCCGATTGGTTTCTGTTAGCAGGCGACATGTCGGCTCTTCCCGCAATCAGCGTCAACCTGAGCAAGCTGCCCGCCGACGCGGTCGGATACGCTGTGATCGAGGTGCCCAGCGAATCCGACATCCAATCGCTAGACCATCCCGAAAAGATGGAACTGCGATGGGAGATCAACCCGCATCCCGATCCCAACGGAGAGTTCCTGCCGTCGAAAGTCGAAGCGTTGCCATGGCTGGAAGGCACCCCCGCGGTTTGGGCCGCTTGCGAATTCAACAGCATGCGGAACCTGAGGCGGCTATTGAAACAGCGAGCCGACCTACCGAACTCCCATCTCTATCTGTCGAGCTACTGGAAGATCGGCCAAACCGAAGACGAACACAAAGTCGCTAAACGCAACGACAGCGAGCAGGACGCCGCTGCGGTTTCCTAG
- a CDS encoding ABC transporter ATP-binding protein has translation MLQTKSSSQAIPLDVQQVVKKYPQGGSVVHALDGVSLSVEPGEFVAIMGASGSGKSTLLHAMAGLIDVDAGRVLVAGQDLSQLADGPLTRFRRDNLGIVFQAYNLIPSLSAEDNIRLPAPKSLGKQLDATVDELFDRLGMTARRHHKPGALSGGEQQRIAIARALICNPTILLADEPTGSLDSVTGTQICELLRDLVDNQGRSIVMVTHEPHVAMWADRICVLKDGTNLAELQTDGSRDPQTVARQYQEALGAETVA, from the coding sequence GTGCTTCAAACGAAATCCTCTTCCCAAGCCATCCCGTTGGACGTCCAGCAAGTTGTCAAGAAGTATCCACAAGGAGGGAGCGTCGTGCATGCGTTGGACGGTGTCAGCTTATCCGTCGAGCCCGGTGAATTCGTGGCGATCATGGGAGCAAGCGGTTCGGGCAAAAGCACGCTGCTGCATGCGATGGCCGGTTTGATCGACGTCGATGCGGGGCGCGTTCTGGTCGCCGGCCAGGACCTGTCCCAGCTGGCCGATGGTCCGCTGACCCGGTTCCGCCGCGACAACCTCGGGATCGTCTTTCAGGCTTACAACTTGATCCCCAGCCTCTCGGCGGAGGACAACATTCGATTGCCAGCGCCAAAGAGCTTGGGCAAACAGCTCGACGCCACCGTCGATGAACTCTTCGATCGCTTGGGGATGACCGCGCGACGGCACCATAAACCGGGAGCGCTCTCCGGGGGCGAGCAGCAACGGATCGCGATCGCTCGGGCGCTGATCTGCAATCCAACGATCCTGTTGGCGGACGAACCGACCGGCAGCCTCGATTCGGTCACCGGTACGCAGATTTGTGAATTGCTGCGCGACTTGGTCGACAACCAAGGCCGCTCGATCGTGATGGTCACCCACGAGCCGCACGTTGCGATGTGGGCCGATCGAATCTGCGTGCTCAAAGATGGAACCAACCTCGCCGAGCTGCAGACCGACGGCAGCCGCGATCCACAGACGGTCGCTCGACAGTACCAAGAGGCACTCGGTGCGGAGACGGTTGCATGA
- a CDS encoding ABC transporter permease, which yields MNKILQLAIAFLRERKARTILTTIATAAAVSMVIWVTSSYEALHKTYDEYANLALGRYELAIAPISGEPTDFVSPESIAPLLDDPAVLAVDAMWAGRISVLELKDQPLPGDQPGGGGGSGSGSNSPLPSLMFLATDAPEPPFEMLQGEWSDLTAEDASGELPSIVVRADVAKRHGIAVDDRLTLELPRPNQAGETTLPVRVGGIVNAPTLFGAGSAGIPMLTPSSGQAFLSVPLVERVTGEPFQISLLGVAVDPEADITKFRFSWGPRLSDHLVPLQFQQAFEIEEALDQASAAQNVRMQSYAATGVAMLVAMLVIFCSLSMGVTERIRQYAILRAVVLTRGQVGLLIVIEAFVLGSIGLVAGIALGWGLLKVVESLFSSLLYHGVGFGTSSLTLAAVAAIGGALLASIIPAYNATRVKPVDAMAPRQSSTDASAVTLPSLVMGSVLLAIGPLIAFVFPPSESRIWLAMAASFASIAIGFVVLAPSIVVFVDRLLGPLLARIFAIDTKLLASQVTNNIWRTVGASVSMAFGLGLFVGIQVWGFTMLEAFVPGDWTPDAIAVIKPGLPVDQVDKIAALADVDANRCLPLVVEQPRLVDDLTGSADRPSVIRQDNVIIVGLDPEGAFAGENPLLQLDWVAGNPDQAVARMKQGHACIVPDHFLKETGLKVGDTLAVDPPRNAGATAVYTIAGAVRLPGWHWQTKLTGLRPRTHRAAALIFADYDSVADDFDLPVASHVWFSYTRGEADVEAIERAISGMVDALEIDRTGDEEISARVVSIESIRARLLNGARRWLWMISVLPLVTLLIACIGVLNVILASVRARRWEFGVLRSIGFTSSELARAILVEGLMIALVAGVLSIGFGILSGWCGAALAQYVSFFGGLHPPMVIPWFPIVIGVLIVQVLGLLTAAWPAITIRRTRPMTLLQAGGDFA from the coding sequence ATGAACAAGATCCTACAACTCGCCATCGCCTTCTTGCGCGAACGCAAAGCCCGAACGATCCTGACCACGATCGCAACCGCTGCGGCGGTCAGCATGGTGATCTGGGTCACCAGCAGCTACGAAGCACTTCACAAAACCTACGATGAATACGCCAACCTGGCGCTCGGTCGCTACGAACTGGCGATCGCGCCGATCAGTGGTGAACCGACCGATTTCGTTTCTCCCGAATCGATCGCTCCGCTGTTGGATGACCCTGCCGTCCTTGCTGTCGATGCGATGTGGGCCGGACGGATCTCGGTGCTGGAACTAAAAGACCAGCCGCTCCCAGGCGACCAGCCGGGCGGTGGCGGCGGTTCGGGTTCGGGATCGAACAGCCCTCTGCCGTCGCTGATGTTTCTCGCCACCGATGCTCCCGAACCGCCGTTCGAGATGCTGCAAGGCGAATGGAGCGATTTGACGGCAGAGGATGCGAGCGGTGAACTGCCCAGCATCGTTGTTCGCGCCGATGTCGCAAAGCGGCATGGGATTGCCGTCGACGATCGCCTGACGCTCGAACTGCCGCGACCAAACCAAGCGGGAGAAACGACGCTACCGGTTCGCGTCGGTGGGATCGTCAACGCGCCGACGCTCTTCGGCGCTGGCTCGGCGGGCATCCCGATGTTAACGCCTAGCTCGGGGCAAGCATTCCTCTCGGTCCCCCTTGTGGAACGCGTCACCGGTGAGCCGTTTCAAATCAGCTTGTTGGGCGTCGCCGTCGATCCCGAGGCGGACATCACGAAGTTCCGCTTCAGCTGGGGGCCGCGGTTGAGCGACCATTTGGTGCCGCTGCAGTTCCAGCAAGCGTTCGAGATCGAAGAGGCTTTGGACCAAGCATCGGCCGCTCAAAACGTCCGCATGCAATCGTACGCGGCGACCGGCGTCGCGATGTTGGTTGCGATGCTGGTTATCTTTTGCTCGCTGAGCATGGGGGTGACCGAACGAATTCGCCAGTACGCGATCTTGCGAGCTGTCGTGCTGACGCGCGGGCAGGTCGGTCTGCTGATCGTGATCGAAGCGTTTGTGTTGGGCAGCATCGGGCTGGTCGCGGGCATCGCTTTGGGTTGGGGACTGTTGAAGGTCGTCGAAAGCCTGTTCAGCAGTTTGCTGTATCACGGCGTTGGTTTTGGGACGAGCAGTCTGACCCTGGCGGCGGTCGCAGCGATCGGCGGGGCGTTGTTGGCGTCGATCATCCCGGCCTATAACGCGACGCGCGTCAAACCAGTCGACGCGATGGCACCGCGGCAATCGTCGACCGACGCCTCGGCGGTGACGTTACCAAGTCTTGTGATGGGATCGGTGCTGTTGGCGATCGGACCGTTGATTGCGTTTGTCTTTCCGCCGAGCGAAAGCAGGATCTGGTTGGCGATGGCGGCAAGTTTCGCCAGCATCGCGATCGGATTTGTGGTCCTCGCCCCGTCGATCGTCGTCTTCGTCGACCGTTTGCTCGGTCCGCTGCTGGCACGGATCTTCGCTATCGATACGAAGCTCTTGGCCAGCCAAGTCACCAACAATATTTGGCGGACCGTCGGCGCATCGGTCTCGATGGCGTTTGGGCTAGGTCTGTTTGTCGGGATTCAAGTCTGGGGCTTTACGATGCTGGAAGCCTTTGTCCCCGGCGACTGGACGCCCGACGCCATCGCGGTGATCAAGCCAGGGTTGCCGGTCGATCAGGTCGATAAAATCGCCGCCTTGGCCGATGTCGACGCCAACCGGTGCTTGCCGCTGGTCGTCGAGCAACCGCGGTTGGTCGACGACCTCACCGGCAGCGCCGACCGACCGTCGGTGATTCGGCAGGATAATGTCATCATCGTGGGCTTGGATCCCGAAGGCGCGTTTGCCGGCGAAAACCCGCTGCTGCAACTCGATTGGGTCGCAGGAAATCCAGATCAGGCTGTGGCGAGGATGAAGCAGGGGCATGCATGTATCGTCCCCGACCACTTCCTTAAAGAAACCGGTTTGAAGGTCGGCGACACTTTGGCGGTTGATCCCCCTCGCAATGCCGGCGCGACCGCGGTCTATACGATCGCCGGTGCCGTGCGGTTACCCGGCTGGCATTGGCAAACCAAACTGACCGGCTTGAGACCGCGAACCCATCGCGCCGCGGCGCTCATTTTTGCCGACTACGATTCGGTTGCCGACGACTTTGACTTGCCGGTCGCTTCGCACGTCTGGTTTTCTTACACCCGTGGCGAAGCGGATGTGGAAGCTATCGAACGCGCGATCTCGGGGATGGTCGACGCGTTGGAGATTGACCGAACCGGAGACGAAGAAATCAGTGCGCGCGTTGTATCGATCGAAAGCATCCGCGCCCGACTGCTCAACGGTGCTCGACGCTGGTTGTGGATGATCAGCGTGCTGCCACTGGTCACGTTGCTGATCGCCTGCATCGGCGTCTTGAACGTGATCCTGGCATCGGTCCGTGCGCGGCGATGGGAGTTTGGCGTCCTGCGTTCGATCGGCTTCACCAGCAGCGAACTGGCCCGCGCGATCCTTGTCGAAGGGTTGATGATCGCCTTGGTCGCCGGCGTCTTGAGTATCGGCTTCGGCATCCTCAGCGGATGGTGCGGCGCCGCGTTGGCGCAGTACGTCAGCTTCTTCGGCGGACTGCATCCACCGATGGTCATCCCCTGGTTCCCAATCGTCATTGGCGTGTTGATCGTCCAGGTGTTGGGCCTCCTGACCGCCGCTTGGCCCGCGATCACGATTCGCCGAACCCGGCCGATGACCCTGCTGCAAGCCGGCGGCGATTTCGCTTGA
- a CDS encoding sugar phosphate isomerase/epimerase family protein produces the protein MKRRDFLATTTIASAGLLASQPRLATADEKTDGMKLGLVTYNWGRDWDVPTLIRNCEETGFRGIELRSTHKHGVEISLDAGQRSEVAKRFADSDVELVGLGSACEYHSPDPAIVKKNIDETKQFIKLCADVGGSGVKVRPNGIPKNVPIEKTLNQIGMSLREVAKFGAEHGVVIRLEVHGRDGSAELPNIHRMIEVADHPNAVVCWNCNNSDHSGQGLQHNFDLVKEKINVVHIHDLRSDIYPWEQLFAMLKQAKFTGWTLLEDGKVPNDIVAAMHENRKVWDGLVAS, from the coding sequence ATGAAAAGAAGAGATTTTTTAGCTACAACGACGATTGCCTCCGCAGGCTTGCTTGCATCGCAGCCGCGACTTGCCACAGCGGACGAGAAGACCGACGGAATGAAACTTGGCCTGGTGACCTACAATTGGGGACGCGACTGGGACGTTCCGACGTTGATTCGCAATTGCGAGGAGACCGGATTTCGCGGCATCGAATTGCGCAGCACGCACAAGCATGGCGTTGAAATCTCGCTGGACGCGGGGCAGCGCAGCGAAGTCGCCAAACGTTTCGCCGATTCGGACGTCGAATTGGTCGGACTGGGAAGCGCTTGCGAATATCACTCCCCCGATCCAGCGATCGTGAAAAAGAACATCGATGAAACGAAGCAGTTCATCAAGTTGTGCGCCGACGTTGGCGGCAGCGGAGTCAAAGTGCGTCCCAATGGGATTCCGAAAAATGTTCCCATCGAAAAGACGTTGAATCAGATCGGAATGTCGTTGCGTGAGGTCGCAAAATTTGGGGCCGAACATGGCGTCGTGATTCGGTTGGAGGTGCACGGACGCGACGGCTCTGCGGAGCTGCCCAACATCCATCGGATGATCGAGGTCGCCGATCACCCCAACGCGGTTGTCTGCTGGAACTGCAACAACTCCGATCATTCCGGCCAAGGCCTGCAGCACAACTTCGACTTGGTCAAAGAAAAGATCAACGTCGTCCACATCCACGATCTGCGATCCGATATCTACCCGTGGGAACAGCTCTTCGCAATGTTAAAGCAGGCGAAGTTCACGGGCTGGACCCTGTTGGAAGACGGGAAAGTTCCCAACGACATCGTTGCTGCGATGCACGAGAATCGCAAAGTCTGGGACGGTCTTGTCGCCAGCTGA
- a CDS encoding alpha/beta hydrolase fold domain-containing protein, with protein MKYNFALLLCSSLIASAGFCQESERPAGASADRRAALLKRFPESDTNKDGVLSARELAAHLQKQRSGPEGKERLKQMLKRFPKADANKDGELSWEEVREYQAANATNRSTQTRRSRAPKVVAPVPDVAYGDHPLQRFDLWPVPDAKGPTPLVIFIHGGGFRGGDKSLIRPDTIDKFLDAGVAVAAMNYRLSDSGPYPIMMHDAARGLQTIRHRADQWNIDPQRVVCFGGSAGAGISLWLAFHDDLADPSSDDPVARQSTRIVAAGAMNGQPAYDIHLFREWFGLPDLQPGPALPAFVGIEDDSEFDKPEIRALMKDASPISHLSDDDTAAVYMFYSRPNVPVNLETESSVWVHHVRLGLELQKAMKPLGLQCIVTAPDFKADSPYDSLEAFLIAKALGASER; from the coding sequence ATGAAATACAACTTCGCCCTACTGCTTTGTTCTTCATTGATCGCGTCGGCTGGATTCTGTCAGGAGTCAGAAAGGCCAGCGGGGGCGTCTGCCGATCGCCGGGCGGCTTTGCTGAAACGATTTCCTGAAAGCGATACCAATAAGGATGGCGTCCTGTCGGCTCGCGAATTGGCCGCCCACCTGCAGAAACAGCGGTCTGGACCGGAGGGGAAAGAGCGACTGAAGCAAATGTTGAAGCGATTCCCCAAAGCCGACGCGAACAAAGATGGTGAATTGAGCTGGGAGGAGGTGCGGGAATACCAAGCGGCCAACGCGACCAATCGGTCAACGCAGACGCGTCGCAGTCGCGCCCCCAAGGTTGTCGCCCCGGTTCCCGATGTCGCTTATGGCGATCATCCGTTGCAGCGGTTTGATCTCTGGCCGGTCCCCGATGCCAAAGGACCGACGCCGCTGGTGATCTTCATCCATGGCGGTGGTTTTCGCGGCGGCGACAAATCGCTGATTCGCCCCGACACGATCGACAAGTTTCTCGATGCCGGTGTCGCCGTTGCCGCGATGAATTACCGGCTGTCCGATTCGGGCCCCTATCCGATCATGATGCACGACGCCGCTCGCGGCCTGCAAACAATCCGGCATCGGGCCGACCAATGGAACATCGATCCGCAGCGCGTCGTCTGTTTCGGCGGTTCGGCCGGTGCGGGAATCAGTCTCTGGCTGGCCTTCCACGACGACCTAGCCGACCCCAGCAGCGACGATCCGGTCGCGCGGCAATCGACGCGCATTGTGGCGGCCGGAGCGATGAACGGCCAACCCGCGTACGACATCCACCTGTTTCGCGAATGGTTCGGGCTCCCCGATCTTCAGCCGGGTCCTGCCCTACCCGCCTTTGTCGGAATCGAAGACGACTCGGAATTCGACAAGCCCGAGATCCGCGCGTTGATGAAAGACGCCTCGCCGATTTCGCACCTCTCCGACGATGACACCGCCGCGGTTTACATGTTCTACAGCCGTCCCAACGTTCCGGTGAATCTCGAGACCGAATCGTCGGTCTGGGTGCACCACGTGCGATTGGGACTGGAGCTGCAGAAAGCGATGAAGCCGCTTGGTCTGCAATGCATCGTCACCGCTCCCGACTTCAAAGCCGACAGTCCCTACGACTCCTTGGAAGCCTTCCTGATCGCCAAGGCATTAGGTGCAAGCGAGAGGTAA
- a CDS encoding addiction module protein: MNLETIIDGLSRDQQIIAMEMLWKRLSQGPDNTAPPTWHRDIVAERVAGLQDGTESLSDWADVKKRLADRLQ; the protein is encoded by the coding sequence ATGAACCTTGAAACCATTATTGACGGGCTTTCCCGCGATCAGCAAATCATCGCGATGGAAATGCTCTGGAAACGGCTTTCACAAGGCCCAGACAACACCGCGCCACCGACATGGCACCGTGACATCGTCGCCGAACGTGTCGCGGGGCTGCAAGACGGCACGGAATCGCTTAGCGACTGGGCCGATGTAAAGAAACGCCTCGCCGACCGCTTGCAATGA
- a CDS encoding thioredoxin family protein translates to MSNASSLTDAPTNASRKRFFHFWRCFWLAFLVISLGYAWYCFYVPTNRVAWADDFDTAQQQAVAEGKPMVLFFTSQWCVPCRIMKRTVWADDQVSAVVNESLIPVTIDVHDTQAAATIDRYRVKATPVTVVTDSNGNVLQWKQGGISKADFLDLLVGEKPSTDS, encoded by the coding sequence GTGAGTAACGCTTCGTCTCTAACCGATGCTCCGACAAACGCCTCCAGAAAAAGGTTCTTCCACTTTTGGCGGTGCTTCTGGCTGGCGTTTCTTGTCATTTCACTCGGCTACGCTTGGTACTGTTTCTACGTTCCGACAAACCGCGTCGCTTGGGCCGACGATTTTGATACGGCGCAACAACAAGCGGTCGCCGAAGGCAAACCGATGGTTCTCTTTTTCACGAGCCAGTGGTGCGTTCCGTGTCGGATCATGAAACGGACCGTCTGGGCGGACGACCAGGTTTCGGCGGTCGTCAATGAATCGCTGATCCCTGTGACGATCGACGTTCACGATACTCAAGCGGCTGCGACGATCGATCGATACCGCGTGAAAGCGACTCCGGTTACGGTCGTTACCGACTCGAACGGGAATGTGCTGCAGTGGAAGCAGGGAGGCATCTCCAAAGCCGATTTCTTGGATTTGCTTGTTGGGGAGAAACCTTCCACTGACAGCTAG